The Apium graveolens cultivar Ventura unplaced genomic scaffold, ASM990537v1 ctg7590, whole genome shotgun sequence genome includes a window with the following:
- the LOC141704223 gene encoding uncharacterized protein LOC141704223 → LGYYNTLSARSPAGTEKIKMTNLTNLSFVALDISGENYLSWVQDVKLHLGSKKLGNTIKAENTSTIEENFTSIIFLRHHMHEDLKSEYLEVEDPFILWENLKDRFDHQKLVYLPAAENDWANLRVQDFKSVRAYSSALFKISSRLIMCGEIVTEKRKIDKTLSTFHPNNINLAEMYRERKFTKFGDLLSTLLVAEQNHELVIKNHQSRPTGSAPLPEVNNTTFQQNVRGKGHRGGRGHGRYHGRGRGRGHFRPYYSFGHQKWQPETQSKRKAPQGGKTNNLCHKCGMEGHWSRNCYIPQHLVDLYQSSKRSKGKMVETNFANNLDDSLIISTGGISVNGPNETNETPMWEAED, encoded by the coding sequence CTAGGATATTacaacacgttatcagcacgaagCCCTGCCGGAACTGAGAAGATTAAAATGACAAATCTTACAAACTTGTCGTTCGTTGCATTGGACATTTCTGGGGAGAATTATCTATCGTGGGTACAAGATGTAAAGTTGCATTTGGGTTCAAAGAAATTAGGCAACACAATAAAGGCAGAAAACACATCCACAATTGAAGAAAATTTTACCTCTATTATTTTCCTTCGACACCACATGCATGAAGATCTAAAATCCGAGTACCTAGAAGTCGAGGATCCctttattttatgggaaaatctaAAGGATAGGTTCGATCATCAGAAACTAGTTTATCTACCTGCAGCTGAAAATGATTGGGCTAATCTAAGGGTTCAAGATTTTAAGAGTGTTCGGGCATATAGCTCAGCACTATTCAAAATAAGTTCTAGGCTCATTATGTGTGGTGAGATTGTTACTGAGAAAAGAAAGATCGACAAAACATTATCCACTTTTCATCCCAATAATATCAACTTAGCCGAGATGTACAGGGAGCGCAAGTTTACCAAGTTTGGGGATCTCCTTTCAACCCTCCTTGTTGCCGAGCAGAATCATGAATTGGTGATTAAGAATCATCAATCCCGTCCAACGGGATCTGCCCCTTTACCAGAAGTAAATAACACGACATTCCAGCAGAATGTACGTGGAAAAGGGCATAGAGGTGGACGAGGCCATGGTCGCTACCATGGACGAGGCCGTGGTCGTGGGCATTTTCGTCCTTATTATAGCTTTGGTCACCAGAAGTGGCAACCTGAAACACAGAGCAAAAGAAAGGCTCCACAAGGAGGGAAAACTAATAATTTATGTCACAAGTGTGGAATGGAAGGGCATTGGTCACGTAATTGTTATATCCCACAACATCTTGTTGATTTATATCAGTCATCTAAAAGATCAAAAGGGAAAATGGTGGAAACCAATTTCGCCAACAACTTAGATGATTCTCTTATAATATCAACCGGGGGAATAAGCGTTAATGGTCCTAATGAGACTAACGAAACTCCCATGTGGGAGGCTGAGGATTAG